The sequence ATGCCCCCCCGCCTGGGGAATGCTTGTTTCATGCCATTTTATGCCGTTTTTTTCAAATAACAACCCTTTGGCGCCGTGATTCAGGGCAAATTCACACTGGACACCCTGTTCAGACAGTGCCTTAGCTATATTAAGGGCAATTGCGGCGTCTCCTCCGATCCCGCGCCCTGTAACCATAAATAATACTTTCATTTATTCACCTTTTAATTAAAAATCTATAAATTTGAAATCCATTTGAAATCATTATCATTTTTTAGTTTTACTAAAATGATTTTTCATAATTTAAAATTAGTTAATTCTAATTTTAAGTTTGTTAAATGGAGTTATGCTAATTTAAATCAAAATTTGTATGGATGTTATATAAACATTGCTGATGTATTGTAATAAATATAATAGATTCCCAACCATGGTTTAAAAATAAGAATTTAGGGGCTGAAGATTTATTCGTACAGCACAGCACTGCCGGTAGCTGTTACTATTACTGTACTCCCTTTGATCCCACCAACGCTTCTATAATCGATATTAACGCCTAAAATACCATTTGCACCCAGTTTTTTTGCTTCACTTTCCAGGTTTTGCAGTGCATTATTTCTTACAAGTCCTATTTTATATTCTATATTTGAACCATTTTTTGAGGCAATTTTTTCTAAACGTGATGAATTCTCATCTTTTTCTTCTTTTAAGATGGCTTCTCCTGTAATTAAGCCCAACTCTTTGACTATTTTTTTTCCATTGAGATTAGTTGTGGTTGCAAACAAAAGATCTAACTGCGGTAAATCTGCAGTTTTAGGAGTTTCTATTTCTTCTATTTCTTTCCCAAGTAGTTTTGAGATTAAATTACCTACTAATCCTATAACATAGGTTATAGTCCCGAGGAAAACAACAAACAAA is a genomic window of Methanobacterium veterum containing:
- a CDS encoding heavy metal-binding domain-containing protein, with the translated sequence MLISLRNSIIAKRWGILAVIIGTTLGFISAVICVYANLVIFGFNIMFIISPLIAGFSEAYVAQKKYGRSTGAISALLIFIIINIYGWFFPKNPITLNLFTLGGIALTIQAAVPILVNYLLFVVFLGTITYVIGLVGNLISKLLGKEIEEIETPKTADLPQLDLLFATTTNLNGKKIVKELGLITGEAILKEEKDENSSRLEKIASKNGSNIEYKIGLVRNNALQNLESEAKKLGANGILGVNIDYRSVGGIKGSTVIVTATGSAVLYE